In Blastopirellula sediminis, the following proteins share a genomic window:
- a CDS encoding leucine-rich repeat domain-containing protein yields MVSHRYCIATFLLPLVIISVATAQPAPIPGSIVPQVATDESLDTEAVVAELEKAGCTFGYADSLRNDLFRWHEYACVRVEGDKLKPEQWKLLLQLPDVKLLSLHKTEFRDEVGSVLSQLHQLTELQLHESFDDKGIRAVTTLSPLKALLIAKTKASPDSFFGLEELRKLEQVEFTDLVINQTVIGGLRGLPRLNQFNIRNSELALPWGLDPSSFPQLKTLSIDGGKASEELIREVCEVPTLEQLQLSCPSGQFTTDDFRRLTGLPNLVDLSIAKSSLPDASCPLAQPQQKIQKLNVGGTGVGDQFLSTISDFANLRELDLTGTKVTDGGLAYLSELSHLESLTLSDTDITTAGAKHFAQLQSLRELHLHGAKLDGEAFIDIAKLKNLEWIDLSQSNVRGEHLLELRKLPKLRGIVLMNTPIGTADLPYLKQLYHIEEIYVEETKLTNEEQIKLHEALAKARNYRPSA; encoded by the coding sequence ATGGTTTCGCATCGTTATTGCATTGCCACATTCCTTTTACCTCTGGTAATCATCTCGGTTGCGACTGCTCAACCCGCGCCGATTCCCGGTTCGATCGTTCCACAAGTCGCCACCGATGAATCGCTTGATACCGAAGCGGTCGTCGCCGAACTCGAAAAGGCCGGCTGCACGTTCGGATACGCCGACTCTCTCCGCAACGATCTCTTTCGTTGGCACGAATACGCTTGCGTCCGTGTCGAAGGCGACAAGCTGAAGCCGGAACAGTGGAAGTTGCTGCTGCAGCTCCCCGACGTGAAGCTCCTCTCGCTGCATAAGACCGAATTTCGCGATGAAGTTGGCAGCGTTCTTTCGCAACTGCATCAGTTGACCGAACTGCAACTGCACGAAAGTTTCGACGACAAAGGAATTCGCGCCGTCACGACGCTCAGCCCGCTCAAAGCGCTGCTAATCGCCAAAACGAAGGCTTCTCCCGACAGCTTCTTCGGGCTCGAAGAGCTCCGTAAGTTGGAGCAGGTCGAGTTCACCGATTTGGTCATCAATCAAACGGTGATCGGCGGTCTCCGCGGCCTGCCGAGACTGAATCAATTCAACATTCGCAACAGCGAGCTGGCCCTCCCCTGGGGACTGGATCCGAGTTCGTTTCCCCAATTGAAGACCTTGTCGATCGATGGGGGAAAAGCGAGCGAAGAGCTGATCCGCGAGGTCTGCGAGGTTCCGACTCTGGAGCAACTTCAGCTCAGCTGTCCTTCGGGCCAATTCACGACCGACGATTTCCGGCGTTTGACCGGCTTGCCCAACTTGGTTGATTTGTCGATCGCCAAGTCGTCGCTTCCGGACGCGTCCTGCCCGCTGGCCCAGCCGCAGCAGAAAATCCAAAAGCTGAACGTCGGGGGAACCGGCGTCGGCGATCAGTTCCTGTCGACGATCAGCGACTTCGCCAATTTGCGAGAACTTGACCTGACCGGCACGAAAGTGACCGACGGTGGGCTCGCTTACTTGTCGGAGCTGTCTCACCTGGAATCGCTCACCTTGAGCGATACCGACATTACCACGGCCGGCGCCAAGCACTTCGCCCAATTGCAATCGCTCCGCGAGTTGCATCTGCATGGCGCCAAACTGGACGGCGAGGCTTTCATCGACATCGCCAAGCTGAAGAACTTGGAATGGATCGACCTGAGCCAGTCGAACGTCCGAGGTGAGCATCTGCTGGAACTCCGCAAGCTGCCGAAGCTCCGCGGCATCGTCTTGATGAACACGCCGATCGGCACGGCCGATTTGCCCTACCTGAAGCAGCTCTACCACATCGAAGAGATCTACGTGGAAGAGACGAAGCTGACCA